A segment of the Corynebacterium resistens DSM 45100 genome:
ATGAGGAGACAAATGACGGTGCTTTACCGCAGCCTCCAACTGGTTTTATCCAGACCATTGACCTTTCCGGAAAGCCCGAAAAATGGCAGGCCACCCCAGTGCGATTCGAAAACGAAAATGGGGAGCTACTTGGCGTCGTTAAAAAAGCCGGCCTAGATACGCCGGAGGATTTGGAGCCAGAGTACGTCACAATCAACAAAAAGAATCAATTGGCTGTGACGCTGCAGGAAAATAATGGAGTGGCCATTGTGGACCTGCGGACGAATCGCATTGAAAATGTGTTCAGTGCAGGTAAGGCGGAAGTCAAGGGGATAGATACAAAGTCGGACAAAGCGATCAATCCGACAGATACGCTGCCCGCGACTCCGCGCGAGCCCGATGCCATTGCCTGGGTGGATAATCACCACATCGCCACTGCTAATGAGGGTGATTGGAAGGGCGGGACCCGCGGTTGGACGGTATTCGATACTAAGGGGAATGTGACTTGGGATGCGGGGAATTCCGTGGAGAATTTGGCTATTCGCCATGGGCTACACAACAACAAGCGTGCATCGAAGAAAGGGGTGGAAATTGAGGGCATTGCGACCGCCCGCATGAATGGCGTGAATTACGCATTTGTCGGGTCGGAGCGTTCGAATTTTGTGGCCGTATACAACGTGAATAACCCCGCGAAGCCGAAGTTTGTGCAGATGCTTTTCAGCACAAATGGGCCAGAGGGAATTTTGCCAATTCCGCAGCGCAATATACTCGCTGTGTCCTCTGAGGTCGACGAAGCCGATAAAGGCGTTCGGAGTGCTGTGACGTTGTACCGCTTGGGTGCGCCTTTTGGCGCGCAGGATTCACAACCGTCGATTGTGTCTGCTGACGAGGGCGGGGCACCGATCGGTTGGGGCGCATTGAGCGCACTGGCCGCAGATCCACGGGATCCGAACCGACTTTATGCGGCATCCGATTCCGCGTTTGCGAATGGTTGGGTGTACACGGTTGATGTCGCTGATGCTGCTAATGCTACTGGTAGCTCTGCGAGGCGGGCGCCGGGGAAGGCTGGGGGCCATCCAGCAGTAATTACAGAGCGGCGCCAGGTGATGCGTGATGGTGCGCCGGCCGAGGGGCTGGATATCGAGGGTATTTCTGTGGCGGCCGATGGCGGGTTCTGGTTGGCTTCCGAGGGCAAGAAGGGTCAAGAGAATCGTCTGTTCCACACGGATAAGGATCTGAACATAACCTCTTCGGTCGAGCTGCCTAAGGAAGTTGCCGATCACATCGGCAAATGGGGCTTGGAGGGGGTAAGCGCCACGAAGGATGCCGATGGTGTGGAGCAGCTGTTCGTAGCTGTGCAGCGCCCATTGTGGAAAGATCTCAGCGAGAAAAAGCCCAGCCCGCTGGAAGGGGCGAACACCACCCGCATTGGCAAGTACAACACGAAGACTAAGAAGTGGCAGTGGTTCGGGTACCCGCTGGAGGCACCGGGTGGGAATGGCGATTGGATGGGGTTGTCCGAGATCACCGCGTTGGATGACCAGCACGTGCTGGTGGTTGAGCGCGACAAACTCAACGGTCCGGATGCCAAGGTGAAGCGGGTCATGAAGGTGACGTTGCCAGATGGCGGTGAGGGCAAGAGGGAAAACACGCCTTCGGCCGCGGGCACCGGCGCAGGCGATCCAACTCCCCTCCCCACCGTAAAGAAATCACTCGCGGTAGACGTTCTGCCCTACCTCCGCGAAACCAACGGCTGGACGCAGGAAAAGCTCGAGGGGTTCACCGTCTCCGCCGATGGTCAGATGTACGCGGTCACAGACAATGATGCCCTCGAAGACGCGACCGGTGAGACCGTCTTCATGCGTCTGGGAAGGCTGAAGTAGGGCGCGAGGTACGCGGACGGTGCATTACGTGGAATAGTCCGGCTGCTTTTCGCGGCCCTTGTTTAGCGGTTGCGCTTGCTCTTGTTGAAGTCCGAATCAGCAAGCAGCAGAGCAGCACCGATACCGAGGATCCACGAATCCTTTGCTAGTGCAAGGCCGTCTGGTGTTGGGGAAAGAGAACCTTCCTTGCGAACGCCCGGCGCACGCAGGTAAAGGCTCATGAAGCCCGCACTAAATGCCGTCAGAGCTGCACCTGCTACACGGTTGGGAACGAATGGCGCAACGAGCGCCGCACCGGTCGCGATCTCCGCGATGCTGAGCGCCTTCGTGAACGTCTTGCTATCTACCTTCGTCGCCAAAGGCATTCCCACAGACGCGAAGCCCTGGAGGTAGTCGGCGGTTTCCTT
Coding sequences within it:
- a CDS encoding esterase-like activity of phytase family protein, translating into MTSFSSTPRSTTTTFSIAAALILTVLPASSTAPASMQPAAQAAPAGLAGSAGTPASNGASRGSAPLSSTAQGSSAFGSSSLGSSLGSAPVGSSTLGSSYPGSSLPGHHLGTFQRTATFPVYQNRPDGDDPAKETVAEISTVTKDGKTLIYTDAAAQRIGFLDISSPNSPKGLGTLDLKAAGHTKDEPTSVAVYGDYLLVVIDETGGDFAHPRGRVDIVRISDRTRVNSIDLKGQPDSIAITPAGAPGKPKAAIAMENQRDEETNDGALPQPPTGFIQTIDLSGKPEKWQATPVRFENENGELLGVVKKAGLDTPEDLEPEYVTINKKNQLAVTLQENNGVAIVDLRTNRIENVFSAGKAEVKGIDTKSDKAINPTDTLPATPREPDAIAWVDNHHIATANEGDWKGGTRGWTVFDTKGNVTWDAGNSVENLAIRHGLHNNKRASKKGVEIEGIATARMNGVNYAFVGSERSNFVAVYNVNNPAKPKFVQMLFSTNGPEGILPIPQRNILAVSSEVDEADKGVRSAVTLYRLGAPFGAQDSQPSIVSADEGGAPIGWGALSALAADPRDPNRLYAASDSAFANGWVYTVDVADAANATGSSARRAPGKAGGHPAVITERRQVMRDGAPAEGLDIEGISVAADGGFWLASEGKKGQENRLFHTDKDLNITSSVELPKEVADHIGKWGLEGVSATKDADGVEQLFVAVQRPLWKDLSEKKPSPLEGANTTRIGKYNTKTKKWQWFGYPLEAPGGNGDWMGLSEITALDDQHVLVVERDKLNGPDAKVKRVMKVTLPDGGEGKRENTPSAAGTGAGDPTPLPTVKKSLAVDVLPYLRETNGWTQEKLEGFTVSADGQMYAVTDNDALEDATGETVFMRLGRLK